In one Hyphomicrobium sp. 99 genomic region, the following are encoded:
- a CDS encoding ATP12 family chaperone protein, whose protein sequence is MSAGEKNGNAGEGSGAGRPSGGPRSPISDSLAKPLPKRFYKDVTVGDAAPFQVLLDGRQIKTPKKRALVLPARPLAEAIAEEWRAQTDVINPAKMPLTRFANTAIDAVADAVDAVAADITAYAGSDLVCYRAETPQQLVDSQSEHWDPIVAWANETLKAHFQVVTGILHVDQPEASLAAFLKALPDDPFRLSALHVITTLTGSALITLALFRQWLSPETAWKAAHVDEDFEIARWGEDAEATARRRGRKAEFESANRFLSLLGLPG, encoded by the coding sequence ATGAGCGCCGGCGAAAAGAACGGGAATGCTGGCGAGGGTTCAGGCGCCGGTCGCCCCTCAGGTGGTCCGCGTAGCCCCATCAGCGATAGTCTCGCAAAACCGCTCCCAAAACGTTTCTACAAAGACGTGACCGTCGGAGACGCCGCGCCGTTTCAGGTTCTGCTCGACGGCCGGCAAATCAAAACGCCGAAGAAGCGCGCACTCGTGCTCCCGGCGCGCCCGCTGGCCGAGGCCATCGCCGAGGAATGGCGAGCGCAGACCGACGTGATCAATCCGGCGAAGATGCCGCTGACGCGCTTTGCCAACACGGCAATCGACGCCGTAGCCGACGCAGTCGATGCTGTCGCGGCCGACATCACGGCCTACGCAGGAAGCGATCTCGTTTGCTATCGGGCCGAGACGCCTCAGCAACTCGTGGACAGTCAATCCGAGCACTGGGACCCGATCGTCGCCTGGGCGAACGAGACGCTCAAAGCTCATTTTCAGGTCGTGACGGGGATACTCCACGTCGACCAGCCGGAGGCGTCGCTCGCCGCATTCTTGAAGGCTTTGCCCGACGATCCATTCCGGCTTTCGGCCCTCCACGTCATCACCACGCTGACGGGATCGGCGCTGATCACGCTGGCGCTGTTCCGCCAATGGCTGAGCCCTGAGACGGCCTGGAAAGCCGCGCACGTCGATGAGGATTTCGAGATCGCGCGCTGGGGCGAGGACGCGGAAGCCACCGCCAGGCGACGGGGCCGCAAGGCCGAATTCGAGTCTGCCAATCGTTTCCTTTCGCTGCTCGGCCTTCCCGGCTAG
- the crcB gene encoding fluoride efflux transporter CrcB, whose amino-acid sequence MQNYIWIALGSALGGMGRYWLSGVIAVLAGETFPLGTLIVNITGSLAIGFIATLTGPDGRLFVSSTTRQFMMIGLCGGYTTFSSFSLQTLNMMNDGQWLYAALNIGASVFLCLIAVWLGHVAAVHVNSLKWV is encoded by the coding sequence ATGCAAAACTACATATGGATCGCCCTCGGCAGTGCACTCGGCGGGATGGGACGCTACTGGCTCTCAGGCGTGATCGCGGTCCTTGCCGGCGAAACCTTTCCTTTGGGCACGCTGATCGTCAATATTACCGGGTCGCTCGCCATCGGATTTATCGCGACGCTGACTGGGCCCGATGGGCGCCTGTTCGTATCTTCCACTACGCGTCAATTCATGATGATTGGGCTGTGCGGCGGATACACGACCTTCTCCTCGTTCAGTCTGCAAACGCTGAACATGATGAATGACGGGCAGTGGCTATATGCTGCTCTCAATATCGGCGCGTCAGTTTTCCTGTGCCTTATTGCAGTTTGGCTGGGGCACGTCGCTGCCGTCCACGTCAATTCGCTTAAATGGGTGTGA
- a CDS encoding DUF2750 domain-containing protein yields the protein MLHAPRIPELAQRDRFVRRAVSEGRVLTLADEENASVPSQKVSGRTVQLFWSSPLEAERWAEALAGNSELQDISLEVFATDILPGIAKAKGFAGTDWVSDPIEAEIDPRDLLIRLQVEAVSPYAAAARTKGEVYFVGGEDAPLVTPGTQKPRSADRLHVFSTRADAEAHMKKLAGKKVIADPIADFVGSTLPWAAKQGHAVVIEPIRGAGFVEVKTADLAAQLSKEASSTP from the coding sequence ATGCTCCATGCGCCGCGCATCCCAGAGCTTGCGCAACGCGACCGGTTCGTGCGCCGGGCGGTGAGCGAAGGGCGTGTGCTGACGCTCGCCGACGAAGAGAATGCCTCCGTGCCGTCGCAGAAAGTCTCCGGTCGGACTGTGCAACTCTTCTGGTCGAGCCCACTCGAGGCCGAGCGCTGGGCCGAGGCCTTGGCTGGCAATAGCGAGCTTCAGGATATCTCCCTGGAAGTTTTTGCAACTGATATTTTGCCGGGCATCGCGAAGGCGAAAGGGTTTGCCGGGACGGATTGGGTTTCCGACCCCATCGAGGCCGAGATTGATCCACGCGATCTTCTAATCCGGCTACAGGTGGAGGCCGTGTCCCCCTATGCCGCCGCAGCTCGGACAAAGGGCGAGGTCTATTTCGTCGGCGGGGAGGATGCCCCCCTGGTGACGCCGGGCACTCAGAAGCCCCGGTCCGCCGACCGGCTGCACGTCTTTTCCACGCGTGCCGACGCCGAGGCCCACATGAAAAAGCTTGCCGGCAAGAAGGTCATCGCCGATCCGATCGCAGACTTCGTGGGGTCGACGCTCCCCTGGGCGGCCAAACAGGGGCATGCGGTCGTGATCGAGCCGATCCGTGGCGCGGGCTTCGTTGAGGTAAAGACCGCAGATCTCGCGGCCCAACTCAGTAAAGAAGCGTCCAGCACCCCTTAA
- a CDS encoding replication-associated recombination protein A, with product MANLFEAAGLEKSAPRPLADRLRPKTLAEVVGQDHIVGPDGTLTRMLKSGRVPSLIFWGPPGSGKTTIARLLANETKLVFEQLSAIFSGVAELRKAFDRAKMMREQGKGTLLFIDEIHRFNRSQQDSFLPYMEDGTITLVGATTENPSFELNAAVLSRASVLVLNRLDDANLETILSRAETEVGRPLPLNDDARDALKGMADGDGRAILNLVEDVLAAVPAKAKPLNREALVKLVQRRAPLYDKSREGHYNLISALHKAVRGSDPDAALYYFCRMLDGGEDRLFLARRLVRMAVEDIGLADPQALVVCNAAKDAFDFLGSPEGELALAEAVIYVATAPKSNANYVAFKAAMRAAKEHGSLSPPKTILNAPTKLMEEEGYGSDYLYDHDQPDAFSGQNYFPDEFRKRPQYYDPPERGFEREIRKRLDYWAKLRAERNK from the coding sequence ATGGCTAACCTCTTCGAAGCTGCCGGACTGGAGAAAAGCGCACCGCGGCCGCTCGCCGACCGTTTGCGCCCGAAAACGCTCGCCGAGGTCGTCGGCCAGGACCATATCGTCGGGCCCGACGGCACGCTGACGCGCATGCTGAAAAGCGGCCGCGTCCCAAGCCTCATCTTTTGGGGACCGCCCGGCTCCGGCAAGACGACAATCGCCCGGCTTCTCGCCAACGAAACGAAACTCGTCTTCGAACAGCTGTCCGCAATTTTTTCCGGCGTCGCCGAGCTGCGCAAAGCCTTCGACCGCGCCAAGATGATGCGCGAGCAGGGCAAAGGCACGCTGCTCTTCATCGATGAAATCCATCGTTTCAACCGATCGCAGCAGGACAGCTTCCTTCCGTATATGGAAGACGGCACCATCACCCTCGTCGGCGCAACGACCGAGAACCCTTCGTTCGAGCTCAACGCCGCTGTTCTCTCGCGCGCCAGCGTCCTTGTGCTGAACCGCCTTGATGACGCGAACCTCGAGACGATCCTGTCGCGCGCCGAAACCGAGGTCGGCCGCCCCCTACCGCTGAACGACGATGCCCGCGACGCGCTGAAAGGCATGGCCGACGGCGACGGCCGCGCCATTCTCAATCTCGTTGAGGATGTGCTCGCAGCCGTGCCGGCGAAGGCCAAGCCGCTCAACCGCGAAGCCTTGGTGAAGCTCGTCCAGCGCCGCGCGCCGCTCTACGATAAGTCGCGCGAAGGTCACTACAACCTCATCTCGGCGCTGCATAAGGCCGTCCGCGGTTCCGATCCTGACGCGGCGCTCTATTATTTCTGCCGCATGCTCGACGGCGGAGAAGACCGCCTGTTTCTCGCCCGGCGACTGGTGCGCATGGCCGTCGAGGACATCGGGCTCGCTGATCCCCAAGCGCTCGTCGTCTGCAATGCGGCCAAGGACGCTTTCGATTTTCTCGGCAGCCCCGAGGGCGAGCTGGCATTGGCGGAAGCTGTCATCTACGTAGCGACGGCGCCAAAATCGAACGCGAACTATGTTGCCTTCAAAGCCGCGATGCGCGCTGCGAAGGAGCACGGCTCGCTATCCCCGCCCAAGACCATTCTCAACGCGCCGACAAAACTTATGGAGGAGGAGGGTTACGGCTCCGATTACCTCTACGATCACGATCAGCCGGACGCCTTCTCCGGCCAGAACTATTTTCCCGACGAGTTCAGGAAGCGCCCGCAATACTATGATCCGCCCGAACGCGGCTTCGAGCGGGAGATCCGGAAGCGTCTCGATTACTGGGCTAAGCTCCGGGCCGAACGGAATAAATAA
- a CDS encoding cadherin-like domain-containing protein, with the protein MADNRGVLIIGEGAVLKGEVKSGGQKVEIWGYVEGKVTASEVLVQEGGQLFGTVNADTAEIRGQVQGDVRVQQLIQIKSTGHAAGKIKYGRLSMEEGGELSAHVRNIPPAISGDLDLTVPKGRSVRITTADLNAVDPDDKPEDLSFQISNAAGGYVALSSDPKRPVSSFSQADLEKGTVYFAHDGSDAQKAWFDVQVTDLSGANSGPAKTVNVAVRN; encoded by the coding sequence ATGGCCGATAATCGTGGTGTGCTGATCATCGGCGAAGGCGCCGTCCTCAAGGGCGAGGTCAAGAGCGGCGGCCAGAAAGTCGAAATCTGGGGCTACGTCGAGGGCAAAGTTACCGCCTCCGAAGTTTTGGTCCAGGAAGGCGGTCAACTCTTCGGAACCGTCAACGCCGACACCGCCGAAATTCGTGGGCAGGTGCAGGGCGATGTGCGGGTGCAGCAACTCATCCAGATCAAGAGCACGGGCCATGCCGCAGGCAAAATAAAATACGGCCGCCTGTCGATGGAAGAGGGCGGCGAACTCTCCGCGCATGTCCGAAACATCCCCCCGGCGATCAGCGGCGACCTCGATCTCACCGTTCCGAAAGGGCGCTCGGTCCGCATCACCACGGCCGACCTGAATGCGGTCGATCCGGATGATAAGCCCGAGGATCTGAGCTTTCAGATCTCGAACGCGGCCGGCGGCTACGTCGCGCTTTCGAGCGACCCTAAACGCCCCGTCTCATCATTCTCACAAGCCGACCTCGAGAAGGGGACGGTTTATTTCGCTCATGACGGTTCGGACGCGCAGAAGGCCTGGTTCGACGTCCAGGTCACGGATCTCTCCGGTGCCAACTCCGGCCCCGCCAAAACCGTCAACGTCGCGGTTCGGAACTAG
- a CDS encoding NAD-dependent epimerase/dehydratase family protein, protein MASNPPVVVTGASGLIAKHTIAEFLRRGFAVRGTLRSMEKADEVRRAVVKLGCDPEKVSFIVADLSSDDGWDEAVAGSQIVVHTASPFPIAQPDDPEEVIMPARDGTLRVLRSATAGAVARVVLTSSAVAIFYPSGVAEGHVYSEDDFSDETRSDLTPYIKSKTIAEKAAWDFTESTLGAPALAVINPAFVQGPALDDDLSTSHELYRIMARGTYPAVPKISFPVADVRDVAAAHFEAALRPQAAGNRYLIGEGALSLYDLGQLVARELPDLRSKVPKFELPDAAVKIMALVDKKMRTILPELGEKKDYTNVRAKKDLGLDLRSADTAAMAAIRSLRELRLI, encoded by the coding sequence ATGGCGTCAAATCCACCGGTCGTTGTAACCGGAGCGTCCGGGCTCATTGCCAAGCACACGATCGCCGAATTCCTGCGGCGCGGCTTTGCCGTGCGCGGAACGCTTCGGAGCATGGAGAAGGCGGACGAAGTCCGTCGCGCGGTGGTCAAGCTCGGCTGCGACCCCGAGAAGGTGTCATTTATCGTCGCCGATCTTTCGAGCGACGACGGCTGGGATGAAGCTGTCGCCGGCAGTCAGATCGTCGTCCACACCGCGTCGCCGTTTCCGATCGCTCAGCCCGATGATCCCGAAGAGGTGATCATGCCGGCGCGCGACGGCACGTTACGCGTCCTCCGATCCGCGACGGCGGGCGCTGTCGCGCGCGTCGTGCTGACCTCATCGGCGGTTGCGATCTTCTATCCGAGCGGTGTCGCGGAAGGACACGTCTATTCGGAAGACGATTTCTCGGACGAAACACGCAGCGATCTGACGCCCTACATCAAGTCGAAGACGATTGCCGAAAAGGCAGCGTGGGACTTCACCGAGTCGACACTCGGCGCTCCCGCACTTGCCGTGATCAACCCGGCTTTCGTGCAAGGGCCCGCGCTCGATGACGATTTATCGACCTCACACGAGCTTTATCGGATAATGGCGCGCGGCACCTATCCGGCGGTCCCGAAAATCAGCTTCCCCGTCGCGGATGTTCGCGATGTCGCTGCCGCGCACTTCGAAGCCGCGCTTAGGCCGCAGGCGGCAGGCAACCGCTATCTGATCGGAGAAGGCGCGCTCAGCCTCTATGACCTCGGTCAGCTCGTGGCCCGCGAGCTGCCCGATCTTCGCTCCAAGGTTCCGAAATTCGAGCTTCCCGATGCAGCCGTGAAAATTATGGCGCTCGTCGATAAAAAGATGCGGACGATCCTCCCGGAACTTGGCGAGAAGAAAGATTACACCAACGTAAGAGCGAAGAAGGATCTCGGCCTCGACCTTCGGTCTGCAGATACCGCCGCGATGGCCGCGATCCGATCATTACGAGAGCTTAGGTTGATCTAG
- a CDS encoding Do family serine endopeptidase, whose translation MRMRNVVLVCAAAIAGLSVAPKLFSPTEVSFAQEKLPPPSREAAQYSFAPIVKKAAPAVVNVYVRTRVQTFDSPFANDPFFRQFFGRALGRPSERVMSSLGSGVIVSPDGLIVTNTHVIKGGGDTAIRVALTDKREFDAKVIAQDEKADIAVLKIDGGGEGSFPYLRFDDSDSLEVGDLVLAIGNPFGVGQTVTSGIVSALSRSEVGQSDSQVFIQTDAAINPGNSGGALVDMGGRLVGINTMIYSQSGGSVGIGFAIPSNLVRLYAESAAGGRKVEKPWIGAKLEAMSHDIAEGLGLNRVSGAVVTRLYDKGPAAAAGLQAGDVITAVDGVEVIDARAVYYRLTTKGIGQTTRLTVLRSNKSVDVSLPLVGAPKPGKDDAKNLSGNHPLDGARISNILPSVADEFGLDQTDGVVVTSVRDGSTAQTFGFQPGDVIAAIGKDQIANVGEAEQALATRKRLWQISVRRGERVLQLQVPG comes from the coding sequence ATGAGAATGAGAAACGTCGTCCTGGTTTGCGCCGCAGCCATCGCAGGTCTGAGCGTTGCGCCGAAGCTCTTCAGTCCAACCGAAGTGAGCTTCGCGCAGGAGAAACTGCCGCCGCCCTCGCGCGAGGCCGCGCAATATTCCTTTGCGCCGATTGTGAAAAAGGCCGCGCCTGCCGTCGTCAACGTCTATGTCCGAACGCGCGTTCAAACATTCGACTCGCCGTTCGCGAACGATCCGTTTTTCCGTCAGTTCTTTGGTCGAGCCCTCGGCCGCCCGTCGGAACGAGTGATGAGTTCTCTCGGCTCCGGCGTTATCGTCAGCCCTGATGGCTTGATTGTAACCAACACCCACGTGATCAAGGGCGGCGGCGATACGGCCATCCGCGTCGCGCTCACCGACAAGCGCGAATTCGACGCGAAAGTGATCGCGCAGGATGAAAAGGCCGACATCGCCGTTCTGAAAATCGACGGCGGCGGTGAGGGGAGCTTTCCCTATCTGCGGTTCGACGATTCCGACAGTCTCGAGGTTGGCGATCTCGTGCTCGCCATCGGCAACCCGTTCGGCGTCGGCCAAACCGTGACGAGCGGCATCGTCTCGGCGTTGTCGCGCTCCGAAGTCGGACAATCCGACAGCCAAGTCTTCATTCAGACGGATGCCGCGATCAACCCCGGCAACTCAGGCGGCGCGCTCGTGGATATGGGCGGCCGTCTCGTCGGCATCAACACGATGATCTATTCGCAGTCCGGCGGTTCTGTTGGCATCGGCTTCGCGATCCCATCGAACTTGGTGCGCCTCTATGCCGAAAGCGCAGCAGGCGGCCGGAAGGTCGAGAAGCCATGGATAGGCGCCAAGCTCGAAGCCATGTCCCACGATATCGCTGAGGGCCTCGGCCTCAATCGTGTGTCGGGTGCCGTCGTGACACGCCTCTACGACAAGGGACCTGCCGCCGCCGCGGGTCTTCAGGCGGGCGACGTCATTACCGCCGTCGATGGTGTTGAAGTCATCGATGCGCGCGCTGTCTATTATCGCCTGACGACGAAAGGCATCGGCCAGACCACGCGGCTGACGGTTCTTCGTAGCAACAAGTCGGTTGATGTTAGTCTGCCCCTCGTCGGCGCGCCAAAGCCCGGCAAGGACGATGCGAAAAACCTGTCGGGCAATCATCCCCTCGATGGTGCGAGAATTTCGAACATCTTGCCGTCGGTCGCCGACGAATTCGGATTGGATCAGACCGATGGCGTCGTCGTGACCTCAGTACGAGATGGGTCTACGGCCCAGACGTTCGGCTTCCAGCCGGGCGACGTCATCGCTGCTATCGGCAAGGATCAGATCGCAAACGTCGGCGAGGCCGAACAGGCTCTCGCGACCCGTAAGCGGCTCTGGCAGATCTCAGTCCGTCGAGGTGAGCGTGTCCTACAGCTCCAGGTTCCGGGTTGA
- a CDS encoding VIT family protein: MEAKQAVAIAEQHVVERLNWLRAAVLGANDGILSTASLIAGVAAADSSQKSIVIAGIAGLVAGALSMAAGEYVSVSSQADAEGADLARERKELVEQPEFELQELADIYAKRGVEPALARQVAKQLMANDALATHAREELGISEITTARPITAALASAASFAVGAAVPLVAAIASSGGHVTLIVTVASLICLAGLGALGARAGGANAWRAIVRVTFWGALAMALTAAIGHLSGYAV, translated from the coding sequence ATGGAGGCGAAGCAAGCCGTGGCCATAGCCGAACAGCACGTTGTCGAACGATTGAACTGGCTCCGTGCCGCCGTGCTTGGAGCGAACGACGGCATCCTCTCGACCGCAAGCTTGATAGCGGGCGTGGCCGCTGCCGATTCCTCGCAAAAGTCGATTGTGATCGCGGGCATCGCCGGGCTCGTCGCCGGTGCTCTCTCGATGGCGGCTGGCGAGTACGTGTCAGTCAGCTCACAGGCCGACGCCGAAGGCGCTGACCTTGCGCGCGAACGCAAGGAGCTTGTCGAACAGCCTGAATTCGAGCTGCAAGAACTCGCGGATATCTACGCCAAGCGCGGAGTCGAGCCTGCGCTCGCCCGCCAGGTCGCCAAGCAACTCATGGCGAACGATGCCCTCGCCACCCATGCGCGGGAAGAGCTCGGTATTTCGGAAATAACGACCGCCCGCCCCATCACGGCTGCGCTCGCCTCCGCGGCGTCGTTCGCAGTTGGCGCTGCCGTGCCGCTGGTGGCCGCGATCGCGTCGTCCGGAGGCCACGTGACACTGATTGTAACCGTAGCCTCGCTCATATGCCTCGCGGGGCTGGGCGCGCTCGGAGCCCGCGCTGGCGGCGCAAATGCTTGGCGTGCAATCGTGCGTGTCACGTTCTGGGGCGCCCTGGCGATGGCTTTGACCGCCGCTATCGGCCACCTTTCCGGGTATGCGGTTTAA
- a CDS encoding DUF190 domain-containing protein: MQIPRDAVLLRIFFGEDDKAGRVPLYEAIVLKAREMHLAGATVLRGPLGFGRSSRLHTAKVLRLSEDLPMIIEIVDAEDKINAFLPELETLMGSGLVTLEKVKVLRYGDGGPTP; the protein is encoded by the coding sequence ATGCAGATCCCCCGCGATGCCGTGCTGCTCAGGATCTTTTTTGGCGAGGACGACAAGGCGGGCCGGGTGCCGCTTTATGAAGCCATCGTTTTGAAGGCGCGCGAGATGCATCTGGCCGGAGCGACCGTTCTGAGGGGACCGCTGGGCTTTGGCCGATCGAGTCGCCTGCACACTGCCAAGGTCCTTCGCCTCTCCGAGGATCTGCCGATGATCATCGAAATCGTCGACGCCGAAGACAAGATCAACGCCTTTTTACCCGAGCTCGAAACGCTGATGGGAAGCGGCCTGGTCACGTTGGAAAAGGTCAAGGTGCTTCGCTACGGCGACGGTGGACCGACGCCATAG
- a CDS encoding ParB-like protein translates to MAQANTQTETQSPRSSSPSASPTLHTVAITDLRPTQMTVGMREVEQKRQDWRGLAPTKSGQFLGRHMIPVVRGPKSRYYVIDHHHLARALFEEGVDQILISPVADLRALDKDEFWTHMDNRNWMHPFDADGQRQPRTALPKSVADLVDDPYRSLAGELRFAGGYAKDTTPFSEFLWADALRRRVDAKTAKNDFETALQKALEFAKSADADYLPGWCGAHART, encoded by the coding sequence ATGGCTCAAGCAAACACGCAGACTGAAACGCAATCGCCGCGGTCATCTTCACCCTCGGCGTCGCCAACGCTCCACACCGTCGCAATTACCGATCTCCGGCCAACACAGATGACGGTCGGCATGAGAGAGGTCGAGCAGAAGCGTCAGGACTGGCGCGGCCTTGCCCCGACCAAATCGGGTCAATTCCTCGGCCGTCACATGATCCCCGTCGTTCGCGGCCCGAAAAGCCGCTACTACGTGATCGATCATCACCATCTTGCGCGCGCGCTGTTCGAAGAAGGCGTCGACCAGATTCTCATCTCGCCGGTCGCCGATCTCCGCGCGCTCGATAAGGATGAGTTCTGGACGCACATGGACAATCGCAACTGGATGCATCCCTTCGATGCGGATGGACAGCGCCAGCCCCGCACGGCGCTACCTAAAAGCGTTGCCGATCTCGTAGACGATCCCTATCGCAGTTTGGCGGGAGAGTTGCGCTTCGCGGGAGGATACGCCAAGGACACGACGCCCTTCAGCGAATTTCTCTGGGCCGATGCGTTGCGCCGCCGGGTCGACGCGAAGACCGCTAAAAACGATTTCGAGACGGCACTGCAGAAAGCCCTCGAATTCGCTAAAAGCGCAGACGCCGACTATCTGCCGGGATGGTGCGGCGCCCACGCCCGGACGTAG
- a CDS encoding RluA family pseudouridine synthase, protein MSVETIKVADSEDDMRLDRWFRVHFPEVGYTYLQKLLRSGQIRVDSKRAQANDRLRAKSEIRVPAIIRQPKKAGPGLQAPPGVSKGDRDAIEKMILFEDEYVLVLNKPFGLAVQGGTGTKKHIDGMLEGMADRFGGERPRLVHRLDRDTTGVLLVAKSRDMAAKLGRTFQTRSAAKTYWALVKGVPKPPQGKIEAALVKASGPDGDKVRKARPGEQDVAMHATTHYSVIDRAAQKASWVSLKPVTGRQHQLRAHMHLIGHPIVGDNKYEGDVHMPAENMDKKLHLHARRLVIPHPKGGTIDVTAPLPQHMQATWDLLGFDPQKFE, encoded by the coding sequence ATGAGTGTCGAAACAATCAAAGTCGCCGACAGCGAAGACGATATGCGTCTCGATCGTTGGTTCCGCGTGCATTTCCCTGAAGTCGGCTACACGTATCTGCAAAAGCTTTTGCGGTCCGGCCAAATTCGCGTCGATTCCAAGCGCGCTCAAGCCAACGATCGGTTGCGCGCCAAATCCGAAATCCGCGTTCCGGCGATCATCCGTCAGCCCAAGAAGGCGGGACCCGGACTGCAGGCGCCGCCGGGCGTCTCCAAGGGCGACCGCGACGCAATCGAGAAAATGATCCTGTTCGAGGACGAGTATGTGCTCGTTCTCAACAAGCCGTTTGGGCTCGCCGTGCAAGGCGGAACCGGGACGAAGAAGCACATCGATGGCATGCTGGAAGGCATGGCCGATCGTTTCGGCGGTGAACGCCCACGGCTCGTTCATCGTCTCGACCGCGACACGACCGGCGTGTTGCTCGTTGCGAAATCGCGCGACATGGCAGCGAAGCTCGGACGGACGTTCCAGACGCGTTCGGCGGCCAAAACCTATTGGGCGCTCGTGAAGGGCGTGCCGAAGCCGCCGCAGGGCAAGATCGAGGCCGCACTGGTGAAGGCGTCGGGTCCCGACGGCGACAAGGTCCGCAAAGCCCGTCCTGGCGAGCAGGACGTCGCCATGCACGCGACGACGCACTATTCCGTCATCGATCGCGCCGCGCAGAAGGCGTCCTGGGTTTCATTGAAGCCCGTAACCGGCCGCCAGCATCAGTTGCGTGCGCATATGCATCTCATTGGCCATCCGATCGTCGGCGACAACAAGTACGAAGGCGACGTCCATATGCCGGCCGAGAATATGGACAAGAAGCTTCACCTGCACGCGCGCCGTCTTGTCATTCCGCACCCGAAAGGCGGAACGATCGACGTCACCGCGCCTCTGCCTCAGCATATGCAAGCGACATGGGATCTGCTGGGCTTCGATCCGCAGAAGTTCGAATAA
- a CDS encoding HAD-IA family hydrolase has protein sequence MKLVVFDCDGTIVDSQAGIVLSMDHAFSSLALTPPTRAATLAVVGLSLPEAFSVLAPDHDRATRTELAERYKSAFRELKHDPSESEILFPNAKEIIAHLALRDDHLLGIATGKSRRGVDRLFQREGWHESFATIQTADDHPSKPHPSMLLRAMLETDTTPDLTVMIGDTTYDMEMARAAGVAAIGVAWGYHEVAALQDAGAHLIIERFEDLPEAIERALAMERCEA, from the coding sequence ATGAAGCTCGTAGTTTTCGATTGCGACGGCACCATCGTCGATAGTCAGGCAGGCATCGTCCTGTCTATGGATCACGCATTCTCGTCACTGGCTTTGACACCGCCAACACGGGCCGCGACGCTTGCGGTGGTGGGCTTATCTTTGCCTGAAGCATTTTCCGTTCTTGCACCCGACCATGATCGCGCGACGCGTACCGAACTTGCCGAACGCTACAAGTCCGCCTTTCGCGAATTGAAGCACGATCCGTCGGAATCCGAGATCCTGTTCCCGAACGCGAAAGAGATCATCGCGCATCTTGCCTTGCGCGACGATCACCTGCTTGGCATCGCAACGGGCAAATCGCGCCGAGGCGTTGACCGGTTGTTCCAGCGCGAAGGCTGGCACGAGAGCTTCGCAACAATTCAAACAGCCGACGATCATCCATCGAAGCCGCATCCCTCGATGCTTCTCCGCGCCATGCTCGAAACCGATACGACCCCGGATCTGACCGTGATGATCGGAGACACGACCTACGACATGGAGATGGCTCGCGCCGCGGGTGTCGCGGCGATTGGCGTCGCCTGGGGTTATCACGAAGTCGCCGCGCTGCAGGATGCGGGAGCGCATCTGATCATCGAGCGTTTCGAGGATCTTCCCGAAGCAATCGAGCGTGCGCTCGCTATGGAGAGATGTGAAGCATGA
- the rplQ gene encoding 50S ribosomal protein L17, whose amino-acid sequence MRHKKLGRRFGRHVGHRQAMFSNMAAALIKHEQIVTTLPKAKDLKRVVDKYITLAKRGDLNSRRLAIARLRDEDMVKKLFDILGPRYKDRNGGYTRVLKAGFRYGDNSPRAVIELVDRDESVKGAEDKARHEAQLAEQAASN is encoded by the coding sequence AGAAGCTTGGCCGCCGCTTTGGCCGTCACGTCGGTCACCGTCAGGCAATGTTCTCGAACATGGCCGCAGCTCTCATCAAGCACGAGCAGATCGTCACCACGCTGCCGAAGGCGAAAGACCTGAAGCGCGTTGTCGACAAGTACATCACGCTCGCAAAGCGCGGTGACTTGAACTCGCGTCGCTTGGCGATCGCGCGCCTCCGCGACGAAGACATGGTCAAGAAGCTCTTCGACATTCTCGGACCGCGCTACAAGGACCGCAACGGCGGCTATACGCGCGTGCTGAAAGCAGGCTTCCGCTACGGCGATAACTCACCCCGTGCCGTCATCGAACTCGTCGATCGCGACGAGAGCGTGAAGGGCGCCGAAGATAAGGCCCGCCACGAAGCGCAGCTCGCCGAGCAGGCTGCTTCGAACTGA